In Drosophila santomea strain STO CAGO 1482 chromosome 2L, Prin_Dsan_1.1, whole genome shotgun sequence, a single window of DNA contains:
- the LOC120447028 gene encoding potassium voltage-gated channel protein Shaw isoform X2: MDGENRIILNVGGIRYETYKATLKKIPATRLSRLTEALANYDPVLNEYFFDRHPGVFTQILNYYRTGKLHYPTDVCGPLFEEELEFWGLDSNQVEPCCWSTYSIHRDTQNTLAILDKLDIENEKPTEEQIARLFGFEEALSNGELNCWQRIKPKIWAMFDEPSSSTGAKIVAGMSVFFIFVSVISFCLKTHPGFRVDLPSGVHDAHGPGAGGPPHGHDPMAEPPQTHQYHQHSITPPSGSIGPTFRVTNYTSYSSGNFTAPGQATPIATIKGGQRQRLKRNINGSILNEFIEEKILGHNGRRKHGWIETYGQPHEAFFYVELVCNVWFFIEVIIRLIVSPNLWQFIKSPVNIIDFTATLSFYTDVMQRMGEYTGLLEAFSIVRIMRLFKLTRHSPGLRILIHTFKASAKELTLLVFFLVLGIVFFASLAYYAEKLQDNPDNQFKSIPLGLWWAIVTMTTVGYGDVAPKTYPGMFVGALCALAGVLTIALPVPVIVSNFSMFYSHTQARSKLPKKRRRVLPVEQPRRKREPTAPHRGRTNAIKQTPPTGPGLVAGGVGPVGAGGAGLGGHAVGHPAAGVPMFKDAFGGAKIADYLSVPAVQSLQPRAATTGHDFMLPLQPKLLGPLERKDQHPLQLTAHNLASDTHQLMYSGHAHSQHKVGGGAAVLNVPPTLSMSHTQMPPGIASMGQRTPNLSFRAAHGASSQVATLQQPIPHAHACHASTNCNIKISVASAAGLSMGCPDEFRTPKVTLLDDLSDDVNSSTDDCGDCCLVDDSDTYEGTTINNGPSGQENGTEAIRLDEGLLDNDVEDEEEDGEGSGVGGDSGDSLGGIYIGPRH, from the exons ATATGAAACCTACAAGGCAACGCTCAAGAAAATCCCCGCAACACGTCTATCCCGACTGACCGAAGCCCTGGCCAACTACGATCCGGTGCTCAATGAATACTTTTTTGATCGCCACCCCGGGGTCTTCACCCAAATCCTCAACTATTACAG AACTGGAAAACTGCACTATCCAACTGACGTGTGTGGCCCGCTTTTCGAGGAGGAACTGGAGTTCTGGGGACTCGACTCAAATCAGGTAGAACCATGCTGTTGGTCAACATATAGCATACATCGCGATACGCAA AACACCTTAGCCATATTAGATAAGCTAGATATTGAAAATGAGAAGCCCACGGAGGAGCAGATAGCACGACTATTTGGCTTTGAGGAGGCACTGAGCAACGGCGAGCTTAACTGCTGGCAGCGTATAAAACCCAAGATCTGGGCCATGTTTGATGAGCCCTCCAGCTCCACGGGTGCCAAG ATCGTTGCTGGCATGTCGGTTTTCTTTATATTTGTTTCTGTGATATCCTTCTGCCTGAAGACCCATCCCGGCTTTCGTGTCGATCTGCCCTCCGGAGTCCACGATGCCCACGGGCCAGGAGCGGGTGGTCCTCCGCACGGACACGATCCTATGGCAGAGCCACCGCAGACCCATCAGTACCATCAGCACAGCATCACGCCGCCCAGCGGCAGCATCGGACCCACCTTTCGTGTCACGAACTACACGAGCTACAGCAGCGGCAACTTTACCGCTCCCGGCCAAGCCACGCCCATCGCCACCATCAAGGGCGGTCAGCGGCAGCGACTGAAACGGAATATCAATGGCAGTATCCTGAACGAGTTCATCGAAGAGAAGATATTGGGGCACAATGGGAGGAGAAAACACGGCTGGATTGAGACCTATGGTCAGCCGCACGAGGCCTTCTTCTACGTGGAACTGGTCTGCAACGTGTGGTTCTTCATCGAGGTCATCATCAGGCTGATT GTCTCACCTAATTTGTGGCAGTTCATCAAGTCGCCGGTGAATATCATTGATTTTACGGCCACTCTGAGCTTTTACACGGACGTAATGCAGCGCATGGGTGAATATACGGGTCTTCTGGAGGCCTTCTCCATCGTAAGGATTATGCGGCTGTTCAAGCTGACTCGTCATTCACCCGGCCTGAGAATCCTCATCCACACGTTCAAGGCTTCGGCCAAGGAGCTTACTCTGCTGGTATTCTTCCTCGTCCTGGGCATTGTGTTCTTCGCCAGCTTGGCCTACTATGCGGAGAAGTTACAG GACAATCCGGACAACCAGTTCAAGAGCATCCCGTTGGGACTGTGGTGGGCCATCGTGACCATGACAACCGTGGGATATGGCGATGTGGCGCCCAAGACCTATCCGGGCATGTTCGTGGGCGCCCTCTGTGCGCTGGCCGGTGTGCTGACCATCGCCCTGCCCGTGCCCGTCATCGTTAGCAACTTCTCCATGTtctactcacacacacag GCTCGCTCTAAGCTGCCCAAGAAGCGGCGACGTGTCCTGCCCGTGGAGCAGCCGCGTCGCAAGAGGGAGCCAACTGCTCCGCATCGCGGAAGGACGAACGCCATCAAGCAGACGCCACCCACTGGACCAGGACTGGTGGCCGGTGGCGTGGGTCCAGTGGGAGCGGGAGGGGCGGGACTCGGTGGCCATGCGGTTGGTCATCCTGCTGCGGGGGTGCCAATGTTCAAGGACGCCTTCGGCGGAGCCAAAATCG CGGACTACTTGAGCGTGCCGGCGGTGCAGAGCCTCCAGCCGCGGGCGGCGACGACTGGCCACGACTTCATGCTGCCGCTCCAGCCAAAACTTCTGGGCCCCCTGG AACGCAAGGATCAGCATCCGCTGCAACTGACTGCCCACAATTTGGCCTCGGACACGCACCAGCTGATGTActccggccacgcccactcgcaGCACAAGGTGGGCGGTGGGGCAGCGGTGCTGAATGTGCCGCCCACGCTGAGCATGTCACACACCCAAATGCCACCCGGCATCGCCAGCATGGGTCAGCGGACGCCCAATCTGAGTTTCCGGGCCGCTCACGGGGCGTCGTCCCAGGTGGCCACTCTTCAGCAGCCCATTCCACACGCCCACGCCTGCCACGCCTCCACGAACTGCAACATCAAGATTTCGGTTGCCTCCGCCGCCGGCCTCTCGATGGGATGTCCGGATGAGTTTCGGACTCCCAAGGTGACGCTGCTGGACGATCTCAGCGATGATGTCAACTCCTCGACGGACGACTGCGGGGACTGTTGTCTGGTGGACGACAGCGATACCTACGAGGGCACCACCATCAACAATGGTCCGAGTGGCCAGGAGAACGGAACGGAAGCCATTCGGCTGGACGAGGGTCTTCTGGACAACGATgtggaggatgaggaggaggacggCGAGGGCAGCGGCGTGGGTGGAGACAGCGGCGATAGTCTCGGCGGTATCTACATTGGTCCTAGGCATTGA
- the LOC120447028 gene encoding potassium voltage-gated channel protein Shaw isoform X3 encodes MDGENRIILNVGGIRYETYKATLKKIPATRLSRLTEALANYDPVLNEYFFDRHPGVFTQILNYYRTGKLHYPTDVCGPLFEEELEFWGLDSNQVEPCCWSTYSIHRDTQNTLAILDKLDIENEKPTEEQIARLFGFEEALSNGELNCWQRIKPKIWAMFDEPSSSTGAKIVAGMSVFFIFVSVISFCLKTHPGFRVDLPSGVHDAHGPGAGGPPHGHDPMAEPPQTHQYHQHSITPPSGSIGPTFRVTNYTSYSSGNFTAPGQATPIATIKGGQRQRLKRNINGSILNEFIEEKILGHNGRRKHGWIETYGQPHEAFFYVELVCNVWFFIEVIIRLIVSPNLWQFIKSPVNIIDFTATLSFYTDVMQRMGEYTGLLEAFSIVRIMRLFKLTRHSPGLRILIHTFKASAKELTLLVFFLVLGIVFFASLAYYAEKLQDNPDNQFKSIPLGLWWAIVTMTTVGYGDVAPKTYPGMFVGALCALAGVLTIALPVPVIVSNFSMFYSHTQARSKLPKKRRRVLPVEQPRRKREPTAPHRGRTNAIKQTPPTGPGLVAGGVGPVGAGGAGLGGHAVGHPAAGVPMFKDAFGGAKIERKDQHPLQLTAHNLASDTHQLMYSGHAHSQHKVGGGAAVLNVPPTLSMSHTQMPPGIASMGQRTPNLSFRAAHGASSQVATLQQPIPHAHACHASTNCNIKISVASAAGLSMGCPDEFRTPKVTLLDDLSDDVNSSTDDCGDCCLVDDSDTYEGTTINNGPSGQENGTEAIRLDEGLLDNDVEDEEEDGEGSGVGGDSGDSLGGIYIGPRH; translated from the exons ATATGAAACCTACAAGGCAACGCTCAAGAAAATCCCCGCAACACGTCTATCCCGACTGACCGAAGCCCTGGCCAACTACGATCCGGTGCTCAATGAATACTTTTTTGATCGCCACCCCGGGGTCTTCACCCAAATCCTCAACTATTACAG AACTGGAAAACTGCACTATCCAACTGACGTGTGTGGCCCGCTTTTCGAGGAGGAACTGGAGTTCTGGGGACTCGACTCAAATCAGGTAGAACCATGCTGTTGGTCAACATATAGCATACATCGCGATACGCAA AACACCTTAGCCATATTAGATAAGCTAGATATTGAAAATGAGAAGCCCACGGAGGAGCAGATAGCACGACTATTTGGCTTTGAGGAGGCACTGAGCAACGGCGAGCTTAACTGCTGGCAGCGTATAAAACCCAAGATCTGGGCCATGTTTGATGAGCCCTCCAGCTCCACGGGTGCCAAG ATCGTTGCTGGCATGTCGGTTTTCTTTATATTTGTTTCTGTGATATCCTTCTGCCTGAAGACCCATCCCGGCTTTCGTGTCGATCTGCCCTCCGGAGTCCACGATGCCCACGGGCCAGGAGCGGGTGGTCCTCCGCACGGACACGATCCTATGGCAGAGCCACCGCAGACCCATCAGTACCATCAGCACAGCATCACGCCGCCCAGCGGCAGCATCGGACCCACCTTTCGTGTCACGAACTACACGAGCTACAGCAGCGGCAACTTTACCGCTCCCGGCCAAGCCACGCCCATCGCCACCATCAAGGGCGGTCAGCGGCAGCGACTGAAACGGAATATCAATGGCAGTATCCTGAACGAGTTCATCGAAGAGAAGATATTGGGGCACAATGGGAGGAGAAAACACGGCTGGATTGAGACCTATGGTCAGCCGCACGAGGCCTTCTTCTACGTGGAACTGGTCTGCAACGTGTGGTTCTTCATCGAGGTCATCATCAGGCTGATT GTCTCACCTAATTTGTGGCAGTTCATCAAGTCGCCGGTGAATATCATTGATTTTACGGCCACTCTGAGCTTTTACACGGACGTAATGCAGCGCATGGGTGAATATACGGGTCTTCTGGAGGCCTTCTCCATCGTAAGGATTATGCGGCTGTTCAAGCTGACTCGTCATTCACCCGGCCTGAGAATCCTCATCCACACGTTCAAGGCTTCGGCCAAGGAGCTTACTCTGCTGGTATTCTTCCTCGTCCTGGGCATTGTGTTCTTCGCCAGCTTGGCCTACTATGCGGAGAAGTTACAG GACAATCCGGACAACCAGTTCAAGAGCATCCCGTTGGGACTGTGGTGGGCCATCGTGACCATGACAACCGTGGGATATGGCGATGTGGCGCCCAAGACCTATCCGGGCATGTTCGTGGGCGCCCTCTGTGCGCTGGCCGGTGTGCTGACCATCGCCCTGCCCGTGCCCGTCATCGTTAGCAACTTCTCCATGTtctactcacacacacag GCTCGCTCTAAGCTGCCCAAGAAGCGGCGACGTGTCCTGCCCGTGGAGCAGCCGCGTCGCAAGAGGGAGCCAACTGCTCCGCATCGCGGAAGGACGAACGCCATCAAGCAGACGCCACCCACTGGACCAGGACTGGTGGCCGGTGGCGTGGGTCCAGTGGGAGCGGGAGGGGCGGGACTCGGTGGCCATGCGGTTGGTCATCCTGCTGCGGGGGTGCCAATGTTCAAGGACGCCTTCGGCGGAGCCAAAATCG AACGCAAGGATCAGCATCCGCTGCAACTGACTGCCCACAATTTGGCCTCGGACACGCACCAGCTGATGTActccggccacgcccactcgcaGCACAAGGTGGGCGGTGGGGCAGCGGTGCTGAATGTGCCGCCCACGCTGAGCATGTCACACACCCAAATGCCACCCGGCATCGCCAGCATGGGTCAGCGGACGCCCAATCTGAGTTTCCGGGCCGCTCACGGGGCGTCGTCCCAGGTGGCCACTCTTCAGCAGCCCATTCCACACGCCCACGCCTGCCACGCCTCCACGAACTGCAACATCAAGATTTCGGTTGCCTCCGCCGCCGGCCTCTCGATGGGATGTCCGGATGAGTTTCGGACTCCCAAGGTGACGCTGCTGGACGATCTCAGCGATGATGTCAACTCCTCGACGGACGACTGCGGGGACTGTTGTCTGGTGGACGACAGCGATACCTACGAGGGCACCACCATCAACAATGGTCCGAGTGGCCAGGAGAACGGAACGGAAGCCATTCGGCTGGACGAGGGTCTTCTGGACAACGATgtggaggatgaggaggaggacggCGAGGGCAGCGGCGTGGGTGGAGACAGCGGCGATAGTCTCGGCGGTATCTACATTGGTCCTAGGCATTGA
- the LOC120447028 gene encoding potassium voltage-gated channel protein Shaw isoform X4 has protein sequence MDGENRIILNVGGIRYETYKATLKKIPATRLSRLTEALANYDPVLNEYFFDRHPGVFTQILNYYRTGKLHYPTDVCGPLFEEELEFWGLDSNQVEPCCWSTYSIHRDTQNTLAILDKLDIENEKPTEEQIARLFGFEEALSNGELNCWQRIKPKIWAMFDEPSSSTGAKIVAGMSVFFIFVSVISFCLKTHPGFRVDLPSGVHDAHGPGAGGPPHGHDPMAEPPQTHQYHQHSITPPSGSIGPTFRVTNYTSYSSGNFTAPGQATPIATIKGGQRQRLKRNINGSILNEFIEEKILGHNGRRKHGWIETYGQPHEAFFYVELVCNVWFFIEVIIRLIVSPNLWQFIKSPVNIIDFTATLSFYTDVMQRMGEYTGLLEAFSIVRIMRLFKLTRHSPGLRILIHTFKASAKELTLLVFFLVLGIVFFASLAYYAEKLQDNPDNQFKSIPLGLWWAIVTMTTVGYGDVAPKTYPGMFVGALCALAGVLTIALPVPVIVSNFSMFYSHTQARSKLPKKRRRVLPVEQPRRKREPTAPHRGRTNAIKQTPPTGPGLVAGGVGPVGAGGAGLGGHAVGHPAAGVPMFKDAFGGAKIGTVNVNGVNVIGLHPAQRTTTTTTMAMAMNEADPTPLSALTYQVPMLQPTPPPAHSHGHAHGHAHGLGPASSTAMTSSASLTGSAASAAVATAAAASPAGPSFIS, from the exons ATATGAAACCTACAAGGCAACGCTCAAGAAAATCCCCGCAACACGTCTATCCCGACTGACCGAAGCCCTGGCCAACTACGATCCGGTGCTCAATGAATACTTTTTTGATCGCCACCCCGGGGTCTTCACCCAAATCCTCAACTATTACAG AACTGGAAAACTGCACTATCCAACTGACGTGTGTGGCCCGCTTTTCGAGGAGGAACTGGAGTTCTGGGGACTCGACTCAAATCAGGTAGAACCATGCTGTTGGTCAACATATAGCATACATCGCGATACGCAA AACACCTTAGCCATATTAGATAAGCTAGATATTGAAAATGAGAAGCCCACGGAGGAGCAGATAGCACGACTATTTGGCTTTGAGGAGGCACTGAGCAACGGCGAGCTTAACTGCTGGCAGCGTATAAAACCCAAGATCTGGGCCATGTTTGATGAGCCCTCCAGCTCCACGGGTGCCAAG ATCGTTGCTGGCATGTCGGTTTTCTTTATATTTGTTTCTGTGATATCCTTCTGCCTGAAGACCCATCCCGGCTTTCGTGTCGATCTGCCCTCCGGAGTCCACGATGCCCACGGGCCAGGAGCGGGTGGTCCTCCGCACGGACACGATCCTATGGCAGAGCCACCGCAGACCCATCAGTACCATCAGCACAGCATCACGCCGCCCAGCGGCAGCATCGGACCCACCTTTCGTGTCACGAACTACACGAGCTACAGCAGCGGCAACTTTACCGCTCCCGGCCAAGCCACGCCCATCGCCACCATCAAGGGCGGTCAGCGGCAGCGACTGAAACGGAATATCAATGGCAGTATCCTGAACGAGTTCATCGAAGAGAAGATATTGGGGCACAATGGGAGGAGAAAACACGGCTGGATTGAGACCTATGGTCAGCCGCACGAGGCCTTCTTCTACGTGGAACTGGTCTGCAACGTGTGGTTCTTCATCGAGGTCATCATCAGGCTGATT GTCTCACCTAATTTGTGGCAGTTCATCAAGTCGCCGGTGAATATCATTGATTTTACGGCCACTCTGAGCTTTTACACGGACGTAATGCAGCGCATGGGTGAATATACGGGTCTTCTGGAGGCCTTCTCCATCGTAAGGATTATGCGGCTGTTCAAGCTGACTCGTCATTCACCCGGCCTGAGAATCCTCATCCACACGTTCAAGGCTTCGGCCAAGGAGCTTACTCTGCTGGTATTCTTCCTCGTCCTGGGCATTGTGTTCTTCGCCAGCTTGGCCTACTATGCGGAGAAGTTACAG GACAATCCGGACAACCAGTTCAAGAGCATCCCGTTGGGACTGTGGTGGGCCATCGTGACCATGACAACCGTGGGATATGGCGATGTGGCGCCCAAGACCTATCCGGGCATGTTCGTGGGCGCCCTCTGTGCGCTGGCCGGTGTGCTGACCATCGCCCTGCCCGTGCCCGTCATCGTTAGCAACTTCTCCATGTtctactcacacacacag GCTCGCTCTAAGCTGCCCAAGAAGCGGCGACGTGTCCTGCCCGTGGAGCAGCCGCGTCGCAAGAGGGAGCCAACTGCTCCGCATCGCGGAAGGACGAACGCCATCAAGCAGACGCCACCCACTGGACCAGGACTGGTGGCCGGTGGCGTGGGTCCAGTGGGAGCGGGAGGGGCGGGACTCGGTGGCCATGCGGTTGGTCATCCTGCTGCGGGGGTGCCAATGTTCAAGGACGCCTTCGGCGGAGCCAAAATCG GCACCGTGAACGTGAACGGCGTCAATGTCATTGGCCTGCATCCTGCGCAAAGGACGACGACCACGAccacgatggcgatggcgatgaatGAGGCGGATCCGACGCCGCTGTCGGCGTTGACCTACCAAGTGCCTATGCTCCAGCCCACGCCCCCGCCCGCCCACAGTCACGGCCACGCccatggccacgcccacggccTTGGCCCCGCGTCATCGACGGCGATGACGTCATCGGCATCGCTTACAGGCTCAGCTGCCTCAGCAGCCGTTGCCACAGCCGCCGCAGCCTCCCCCGCCGGTCCCTCGTTCATCAGTT AA
- the LOC120447028 gene encoding uncharacterized protein LOC120447028 isoform X1 produces MDGENRIILNVGGIRYETYKATLKKIPATRLSRLTEALANYDPVLNEYFFDRHPGVFTQILNYYRTGKLHYPTDVCGPLFEEELEFWGLDSNQVEPCCWSTYSIHRDTQNTLAILDKLDIENEKPTEEQIARLFGFEEALSNGELNCWQRIKPKIWAMFDEPSSSTGAKIVAGMSVFFIFVSVISFCLKTHPGFRVDLPSGVHDAHGPGAGGPPHGHDPMAEPPQTHQYHQHSITPPSGSIGPTFRVTNYTSYSSGNFTAPGQATPIATIKGGQRQRLKRNINGSILNEFIEEKILGHNGRRKHGWIETYGQPHEAFFYVELVCNVWFFIEVIIRLIVSPNLWQFIKSPVNIIDFTATLSFYTDVMQRMGEYTGLLEAFSIVRIMRLFKLTRHSPGLRILIHTFKASAKELTLLVFFLVLGIVFFASLAYYAEKLQDNPDNQFKSIPLGLWWAIVTMTTVGYGDVAPKTYPGMFVGALCALAGVLTIALPVPVIVSNFSMFYSHTQARSKLPKKRRRVLPVEQPRRKREPTAPHRGRTNAIKQTPPTGPGLVAGGVGPVGAGGAGLGGHAVGHPAAGVPMFKDAFGGAKIGTVNVNGVNVIGLHPAQRTTTTTTMAMAMNEADPTPLSALTYQVPMLQPTPPPAHSHGHAHGHAHGLGPASSTAMTSSASLTGSAASAAVATAAAASPAGPSFISSDYLSVPAVQSLQPRAATTGHDFMLPLQPKLLGPLERKDQHPLQLTAHNLASDTHQLMYSGHAHSQHKVGGGAAVLNVPPTLSMSHTQMPPGIASMGQRTPNLSFRAAHGASSQVATLQQPIPHAHACHASTNCNIKISVASAAGLSMGCPDEFRTPKVTLLDDLSDDVNSSTDDCGDCCLVDDSDTYEGTTINNGPSGQENGTEAIRLDEGLLDNDVEDEEEDGEGSGVGGDSGDSLGGIYIGPRH; encoded by the exons ATATGAAACCTACAAGGCAACGCTCAAGAAAATCCCCGCAACACGTCTATCCCGACTGACCGAAGCCCTGGCCAACTACGATCCGGTGCTCAATGAATACTTTTTTGATCGCCACCCCGGGGTCTTCACCCAAATCCTCAACTATTACAG AACTGGAAAACTGCACTATCCAACTGACGTGTGTGGCCCGCTTTTCGAGGAGGAACTGGAGTTCTGGGGACTCGACTCAAATCAGGTAGAACCATGCTGTTGGTCAACATATAGCATACATCGCGATACGCAA AACACCTTAGCCATATTAGATAAGCTAGATATTGAAAATGAGAAGCCCACGGAGGAGCAGATAGCACGACTATTTGGCTTTGAGGAGGCACTGAGCAACGGCGAGCTTAACTGCTGGCAGCGTATAAAACCCAAGATCTGGGCCATGTTTGATGAGCCCTCCAGCTCCACGGGTGCCAAG ATCGTTGCTGGCATGTCGGTTTTCTTTATATTTGTTTCTGTGATATCCTTCTGCCTGAAGACCCATCCCGGCTTTCGTGTCGATCTGCCCTCCGGAGTCCACGATGCCCACGGGCCAGGAGCGGGTGGTCCTCCGCACGGACACGATCCTATGGCAGAGCCACCGCAGACCCATCAGTACCATCAGCACAGCATCACGCCGCCCAGCGGCAGCATCGGACCCACCTTTCGTGTCACGAACTACACGAGCTACAGCAGCGGCAACTTTACCGCTCCCGGCCAAGCCACGCCCATCGCCACCATCAAGGGCGGTCAGCGGCAGCGACTGAAACGGAATATCAATGGCAGTATCCTGAACGAGTTCATCGAAGAGAAGATATTGGGGCACAATGGGAGGAGAAAACACGGCTGGATTGAGACCTATGGTCAGCCGCACGAGGCCTTCTTCTACGTGGAACTGGTCTGCAACGTGTGGTTCTTCATCGAGGTCATCATCAGGCTGATT GTCTCACCTAATTTGTGGCAGTTCATCAAGTCGCCGGTGAATATCATTGATTTTACGGCCACTCTGAGCTTTTACACGGACGTAATGCAGCGCATGGGTGAATATACGGGTCTTCTGGAGGCCTTCTCCATCGTAAGGATTATGCGGCTGTTCAAGCTGACTCGTCATTCACCCGGCCTGAGAATCCTCATCCACACGTTCAAGGCTTCGGCCAAGGAGCTTACTCTGCTGGTATTCTTCCTCGTCCTGGGCATTGTGTTCTTCGCCAGCTTGGCCTACTATGCGGAGAAGTTACAG GACAATCCGGACAACCAGTTCAAGAGCATCCCGTTGGGACTGTGGTGGGCCATCGTGACCATGACAACCGTGGGATATGGCGATGTGGCGCCCAAGACCTATCCGGGCATGTTCGTGGGCGCCCTCTGTGCGCTGGCCGGTGTGCTGACCATCGCCCTGCCCGTGCCCGTCATCGTTAGCAACTTCTCCATGTtctactcacacacacag GCTCGCTCTAAGCTGCCCAAGAAGCGGCGACGTGTCCTGCCCGTGGAGCAGCCGCGTCGCAAGAGGGAGCCAACTGCTCCGCATCGCGGAAGGACGAACGCCATCAAGCAGACGCCACCCACTGGACCAGGACTGGTGGCCGGTGGCGTGGGTCCAGTGGGAGCGGGAGGGGCGGGACTCGGTGGCCATGCGGTTGGTCATCCTGCTGCGGGGGTGCCAATGTTCAAGGACGCCTTCGGCGGAGCCAAAATCG GCACCGTGAACGTGAACGGCGTCAATGTCATTGGCCTGCATCCTGCGCAAAGGACGACGACCACGAccacgatggcgatggcgatgaatGAGGCGGATCCGACGCCGCTGTCGGCGTTGACCTACCAAGTGCCTATGCTCCAGCCCACGCCCCCGCCCGCCCACAGTCACGGCCACGCccatggccacgcccacggccTTGGCCCCGCGTCATCGACGGCGATGACGTCATCGGCATCGCTTACAGGCTCAGCTGCCTCAGCAGCCGTTGCCACAGCCGCCGCAGCCTCCCCCGCCGGTCCCTCGTTCATCAGTT CGGACTACTTGAGCGTGCCGGCGGTGCAGAGCCTCCAGCCGCGGGCGGCGACGACTGGCCACGACTTCATGCTGCCGCTCCAGCCAAAACTTCTGGGCCCCCTGG AACGCAAGGATCAGCATCCGCTGCAACTGACTGCCCACAATTTGGCCTCGGACACGCACCAGCTGATGTActccggccacgcccactcgcaGCACAAGGTGGGCGGTGGGGCAGCGGTGCTGAATGTGCCGCCCACGCTGAGCATGTCACACACCCAAATGCCACCCGGCATCGCCAGCATGGGTCAGCGGACGCCCAATCTGAGTTTCCGGGCCGCTCACGGGGCGTCGTCCCAGGTGGCCACTCTTCAGCAGCCCATTCCACACGCCCACGCCTGCCACGCCTCCACGAACTGCAACATCAAGATTTCGGTTGCCTCCGCCGCCGGCCTCTCGATGGGATGTCCGGATGAGTTTCGGACTCCCAAGGTGACGCTGCTGGACGATCTCAGCGATGATGTCAACTCCTCGACGGACGACTGCGGGGACTGTTGTCTGGTGGACGACAGCGATACCTACGAGGGCACCACCATCAACAATGGTCCGAGTGGCCAGGAGAACGGAACGGAAGCCATTCGGCTGGACGAGGGTCTTCTGGACAACGATgtggaggatgaggaggaggacggCGAGGGCAGCGGCGTGGGTGGAGACAGCGGCGATAGTCTCGGCGGTATCTACATTGGTCCTAGGCATTGA